The following DNA comes from Clostridia bacterium.
GTAGTGGACACGGCCTCAGCGCTGCTAGTAGCCGACAAGCGGCGCTGCCGAGACATGAACAAGGTAACCGAGGAAATTGCCAAACGGGGATGGCAACGATTCTTGGACGCTGATATACCAGCTGGCAATAAGAGCGAGGCCGGCCGGGCTAGCGCCAAGGGTGCGGCCGCCGGCCGCGCCTGAGGTCATTTGTGCGCACGCCGTTTTCATCACCGGAAACCAGGAACCAGCTGGAACCAACCCTTAGTGTTGGCATGATAAAACCGCAACCCTGGCGAATTAATCTATTAGGGTGGGATACAGCAAAGGTGGGTGCAGGCAAGGGCGGCCGTTATTTTACATGGGCCTAAAAGCCCGGGTTAGTGTTTGGCTGCCCCCCTTCGACCCGCCCAAGTGGGCTAAAAAGCCCGGATAGGTGATTGTCGCATTAACCTTTGCCTGCCCCAAAAAAAGGAGGTCACCAGGATTGCGGTATTTCGGCCTTGACGTTCACAAGTCTTATTGTGAGGGAGCAGAACTGTTGTCGGATAACACCATCAGGCGTTTTCGCTTCCCCAACGAGAAGAAGGAGTGGAAGCGGTTCGCCAAGGAACTTGACGGTAACTGCAAGGTGGCCCTTGAAGCCACCGGCAACGCCTCTATGATCTATGATATTCTAACCGGGCACGGAGCACAAGTGGTTGTGGTCAACCCCATAAGGACCAAAGCCATTGCTGAAGCCAGGATCAAGACGGACAAGATTAGTGCCGAGATTTTAGCCAGGCTATTGGCCGCCGACTTCGTATGCGCCTGCTGGGTGGCACCTAAAGAAGAAAGGGAGTTAAGAACCCTCCTTCACCACCGGGCTGCCTTAAAGAAACAGGTGGTGAGTATTAAGAACCGCATCCATGCTCTTCTTTCCCGCCATGCCATAATCGTGCCGGTGAGCGACCTGTTTGGGGTAAAGGGCAGGCAATTCCTTCGGGAGTTAGAAGAGCTGCCCGAGGTGGAGAAGATAGTCCTTACTTCTAACCTCCGAGCCCTTGAGGCCCTCGAGGCGGAAATTGCGGCCATCGAGAACGAGCTGAACCTAAAGGCTATCGCCCTGCCAGGTATAAACATTCTTTTAGGTATACCAGGAATAGACGTCCTGGCTGCCCTGACCATCCTGGCTGAAATCGGCGACATCAAGCGTTTTGCCTCGGCGAAGAAGCTTGCCAGCTTCTCCGGCCTAGTCCCTTCGGTGCACCAGTCGGGCAAGACCAGGTACACCGGGCACATTACCAAAGCCGGCCGGAGCATGCTGCGCTGGATACTCATCCAGG
Coding sequences within:
- a CDS encoding IS110 family transposase, with protein sequence MRYFGLDVHKSYCEGAELLSDNTIRRFRFPNEKKEWKRFAKELDGNCKVALEATGNASMIYDILTGHGAQVVVVNPIRTKAIAEARIKTDKISAEILARLLAADFVCACWVAPKEERELRTLLHHRAALKKQVVSIKNRIHALLSRHAIIVPVSDLFGVKGRQFLRELEELPEVEKIVLTSNLRALEALEAEIAAIENELNLKAIALPGINILLGIPGIDVLAALTILAEIGDIKRFASAKKLASFSGLVPSVHQSGKTRYTGHITKAGRSMLRWILIQVAQKAVMQPGALQDFYLRLKKRKGHKIAIVAAARKLLTIIWAMLTKNTEYHYLKEDLRQKKMRRMHKRALPYRVGGDLPQKIAALAGEEQTMAEIPQPAA